In the genome of Planococcus donghaensis, the window TGTCAGAAGGATTTAGCTGGCTCGGCAGCACCCCTGCGTTGATTGCTTTCGGAGCGGCAATCGTATTTGAAGTAGCGGTTAATTATATTCCAGCTGTCGGGTCGATGATGAAACTTATTGCCACACCGATCGCGGCACTTGCGGGTATCCTGCTGACAGCGTCCTTCATCGGAGATATGAATCCGCTGCTAGAATGGAGCATCGCCATTATTGGTGGAGGTCGAGTTGCCACGGCATCACATACTGTGGTGACTGCTGTTAAAGGGGTAAGCGAAACCGCGCTGCTCAGTCCTGCTGTCGCCGTTGCAGAAGATGTAACTGCAACGACAGTACCGATTGCCATTTTCCTGATTCCGGTGCTGGCCATTTTCCTGATTCCGGTGCTGGCCATTTTTTTTGTTTTGCTGATTCCACTGCTGATTTTCATTTATTACCCTAAGCGACAACGACGGAAGAATAATCATAATACTGTTTAAGCCTATATGAGGAACTTAATAAATCGCACTCCTAGGAAAGAAAAATTCTAAACAATTTTGACAATATACTACAATTTATATTCCATACATTGCCACACCCACTGCATCAACATTGCGGGTGTGGCTTTCTATTATATTCATTCGTGTAAATTGTGTTTAAATTGTTTGCGACATAGGAAACTGTAACCGATGAAATTAACTCAAATAGAATAATTCAGGTAAAAATAAAAAAGCTATCCCATAAAGTCAGTAAATGACTTCGGGATAGCTTTTTCCAATTAACTTATTTAAGTTTTTTTAGTTCTTCCAGTACATCAGAAGGTTCGTAGCGATCTTTGTAATCTGATTTGGTGTATTCAAATTCAATCGTTCCGTCCGTTTGGATGATGTAGGTTGCTGATACAGGAAGCGTCCACGTATCGTCACCGTTATGCTGGTCGACGCGGA includes:
- a CDS encoding DUF4126 domain-containing protein — encoded protein: MSEGFSWLGSTPALIAFGAAIVFEVAVNYIPAVGSMMKLIATPIAALAGILLTASFIGDMNPLLEWSIAIIGGGRVATASHTVVTAVKGVSETALLSPAVAVAEDVTATTVPIAIFLIPVLAIFLIPVLAIFFVLLIPLLIFIYYPKRQRRKNNHNTV